In Citrus sinensis cultivar Valencia sweet orange chromosome 2, DVS_A1.0, whole genome shotgun sequence, a single genomic region encodes these proteins:
- the LOC102625227 gene encoding glycine-rich protein-like, translating into MGSKLFLLLGLLMAIALLISSEVAARDLAETSIDHNEKADKATETHEIEDGRGGYNRGGRGGYNGGGRGGYGGGGGYGGGGGYGGGGGHGGGHCRYGCCGHGYHGGCRCCTYAGEAVDTEPETEPQN; encoded by the exons atgggttCCAAATTGTTCCTTCTTTTAGGCCTTTTAATGGCCATTGCTCTTCTTATCTCTTCCGAGGTAGCAGCCAGAGACCTGGCCGAGACTTCCATTGATCACAACGAAAAGG CTGATAAGGCCACAGAGACACATGAAATTGAGGACGGCCGTGGAGGTTATAACCGCGGTGGCCGTGGAGGTTATAACGGCGGTGGCCGTGGTGGCTATGGAGGTGGTGGGGGCTATGGCGGTGGTGGGGGCTATGGCGGTGGTGGGGGCCATGGCGGTGGCCACTGCCGCTACGGTTGCTGTGGACATGGTTATCATGGAGGCTGCAGGTGCTGCACTTACGCTGGTGAGGCTGTTGATACGGAGCCTGAAACCGAGCCTCAAAACTGA
- the LOC102624944 gene encoding glycine-rich protein HC1-like has translation MGSKIFLVLGLLVAIVFISSEVAARDLAETSIEHKKNAEKATGRNGVSGAKYGGYGDPPGGGGYGDPPGGGGYGDPPGGGGYGNPRGGGVYRNPRGGGVYPPGGRYCPNGC, from the exons ATGGGCTCTAAAATTTTCCTTGTTTTAGGTCTTTTGGTGGCTATTGTTTTCATATCTTCGGAGGTGGCAGCTAGAGACCTCGCTGAGACTTCCATTGAGCACAAGAAAAATG CTGAGAAGGCCACTGGGAGAAATGGAGTAAGCGGTGCTAAGTACGGTGGCTATGGTGATCCTCCTGGCGGCGGTGGTTATGGTGATCCTCCTGGCGGCGGCGGCTATGGTGATCCTCCTGGCGGCGGTGGCTATGGTAATCCTCGAGGTGGGGGTGTCTATCGTAACCCTCGTGGTGGGGGCGTCTACCCTCCTGGCGGCCGGTATTGTCCCAACGGTTGCTGA